The proteins below are encoded in one region of Maribacter aestuarii:
- the rsfS gene encoding ribosome silencing factor: MQKGKASADELIALILQGIEDVKGLNINLLDLREIENTVCDYFIICNGTSNTHVNAIVGSIQKIVSKSIKDKPWHIEGEDNAEWVLMDYVNVVVHVFQKQIRDFYDIEGLWGDAKFTTIESSINQ, encoded by the coding sequence ATGCAGAAAGGCAAAGCTAGTGCAGATGAGTTAATTGCATTAATTTTACAGGGAATAGAAGATGTCAAGGGACTTAATATAAATTTACTTGACCTCAGGGAAATTGAAAATACAGTTTGCGATTACTTTATCATTTGCAATGGTACTTCTAACACGCATGTTAATGCAATAGTCGGTTCTATCCAAAAAATAGTCAGCAAATCAATTAAAGACAAACCGTGGCACATTGAAGGCGAAGACAATGCCGAATGGGTGCTTATGGACTATGTTAATGTAGTAGTGCATGTGTTTCAAAAGCAGATTAGGGATTTCTATGATATTGAAGGTCTTTGGGGTGACGCAAAGTTCACGACCATTGAAAGTAGCATTAATCAATAA